The Pirellulales bacterium DNA window AGACGTGATGAGCTGCCTGTATGCCGTGGCCCGCAACGAAATTCAGGCCACCGACGAATCGGGCGAACTGATGGACATCGCCCGCAAGGCAATGGCCACCGAAATCCAGAATCGCTACGACAGCGTTCTGGAATTCCAAGCCGCGATTCGGCTGTACCACTCCCATTCGGAAAGCATTTTGCTGTCCGATCGTGCCGACGAAGACCTCGCCCAGGCGACTACGACCCGCGACTATCAGGACTTCGCCCGCGCGGTTTTCGGGTTTCAAGAGGCCTTGTCGCTGTGGGACGGCAACGAACGTGCCAGCCGTGCGTTGTTGGTCGCCAAATCGGCCTATGCCGAATGCGCGATGGCCAAGGGAGACTTGGACCTGGCAGCTTCGCTCTTGGATGCCGAAGAGCCTTCGTTCGCCAACCTACGACGCAAGGTCACGGCCGCCCAACGAGAGCGCAGCGTCCGCCAGCGACGCTTAAAGCTGATGGTGCGCACAGCCCAAGGGCTGGTTGCTACGGTCGTCGTAGTGGTCACCGCGGCGTTCTTCCTAATTCGCGCCCAGCGTGACCGGGCCGTCGTCGCCGAGTCCGAGGCCACGGCGCAGGCCACTCGCGCCGATTTCGAAGCCACGAACGCCCGCGCCGCCGAAGCAGATGCCGAAACCAAGCGTGACCAAGCCGTAACAGCAGAACAAGTCGCCAAGCAGCAGCGCGATCGGGCCGAAGCAGCCGAAAAAGAGGCGCAAGCCGATCGTGACAAGGCCGTAACAGCCGAGCAGGCCGCCGTGGCAGCCGAAAAGGCCGAGGCCGCGCTGCGCGAACAGGAACAGATCCTGAAACAGCAAAAGGAATACGAAGCATACATTGCGCAAGTCGGTCTGGTGGCGGCCAAGATCGACGAGAACGCGTTCGGCTACGCCACGCGGCTACTCGACGACTGTCCGCCCCACTTGCGGAATTGGGAATGGGGGCGGCTGATGCACCTCTGTCGGCAGAGCGCACAGACGTTCCGCGAGGACGGGCCCATTGATGCCGCCTGCTACTCGCCTGACGGTCGCCGCGTCCTGACCGGAAGCTGGGAGGGGCACGCGCGCGAGTGGGACGTGGCAACGGGCCAGCCGGTGGGTGTGATCGAGCACGGCATGTATGTACACGCCGTGGCTTACTCGCCCGACGGCCAACTCATTGCCACCGGCAGCAACGATGAAACCGGCGAGCTACGCCTTTGGAATGCCGAGACCCGCGCGCTCGTCAAAACATTCAATGGTCACACCGATGCGGTCTTGAGCGTCGCCTTTAGCCGCGACGGCAAACGCCTGTTGAGCGGTTCTTACGACAACACCGCCCGCCTCTGGGATGTCGACTCCGGCGAACAATTGCGCGTTTTCAAGGGTCATACCTTCTGGGTCTGGTCGGCGGCCTTTTCGCCTGACGAATCGCACATCGTGACTGCCAGCCAGGATGGGACGGCCATCATCTGGTCGGTCGCCTCTGAAGAAAAGGGGGCACCTTTCACAGGTCACGAGGGGCCGGTCTACTCGGCCGCTTTCTCCTCCGACGGACAGCACGTGGCGACGGCCGGCTACGACAAGCGCATTTTAATCTGGCGACCTGACCAGGTGAAACCTTTCGACTTCGCGTCGCTCAGCACCAACAGCCGGCCGGCCAAGCCGAACTATCTGGCCCTTGTCGGTCATGGTGCGCCGGTACGCTGCGTGCGATTTTCCGCCGACGGCCACACGCTTATGAGCGCCAGCCACGACAACACGATCAAGCTCTGGGAGCTGTCGCAAGCCACTTGCCGACAAACATTGCGTGGGCATGCCGGTTGGGTCCGGACGTGTTCGTTTTCTCCGGACGGACAGTCAGTGCTCTCGGCCGGTTACGACCATCAGGCCAAAATCTGGAATACCACGCAGTACGAAGAGGTGCGCACTTTTGGCGGACACGACGATGGCCTGCTGGGGGCGAGCTTTTCGCCCGATGGCCAGCGGATTGTGACCGCCAGCCGCGATCGCACGGCCAAGATCCAGGAGATTGCCCCCGGGCGACAGCCGACCTCGCTAAGTGAAGGACATGCGTTCCTCGTCTCCTCCGTGGCCTTTTCACCAGACGGCCGCCAGGTTTTCACAGGTGCGGGGGACGATACGATCAGATCGTGGGATGTGGCCAAAGGTGGCGAAATCCGCACCTTCGATCACACGGGCCGCGAAGGCATTTTCGCCCTTTCGAGCGATGGCCAACGCTTGCTCACCGGCAGCGACGCAGGCACGTGTCGACTGCTAGATGTCGACACGGGCAATGTGCTAAGCGAGCTTACGGGGCATCGCTCGGAGGTCACGGCCGTGGCGATCTCACCTGATGGACAAATCCTTTACACCGGTGATGCCGCCGGGCGCGGCAGGCTGTGGAGCGCCGCTGACGGTCAGCGATTACATCTACTCGAAGGGCATAGCCGCAAAATAACGGCCGCGCTGTTTCTGGCCGGCGGCAAACGCTTGCTGACCTCGAGCACAGATAATTCCGTCGGCCAATGGGACGTGGCAACGGGCAAGGAATTGATCGCCCAGGTGCTGAAGCACCCCCAAGGCGTTACGGCGATGGCCGCCTCGCATAATGGGCAATATGTCGTCACGGCTTGCGAGGACCATCGCATTCGTCTTTGGAAGCTCGATAGTGGACCGCGAATCCTGCGCGAAATCGATGCGGCCGGATGCGCAGTCTCGTCGGTAGCGATTTCCGCTGACGGCCGACGTGCCCTGACGGCGTGCGCAGACAACAAAGTAAGGCTATGGGACTTGACCTCGGGCGCAGAGATCCATGGAGCCCGAGCCGGCGGAGCCGGAGACGCGCTTATCGATACCGGCCGCAACGCTGTTTGGTCGGCGGTTTTCTCTCCGGACGGCGCGCACGTGGCCACCGCAGGGGGCAACGACGCCAAGCTGTGGCAGATCGACAACGGGCGCGAGGTGATGGCCTTCAGCCCTCACGGCGCGGTTGCCGGGGCCGCATTTTCGCCCGACGGCCAACGCGTGGCGACGTGCAGTTGGGACGGCACAATCAAGGTTTGGAACCCGACGACCGGCGCAGTGGAGTTGAAGTTCGTGGCCTCTCCTGACAAATATGTGAATTCCATTATGTTCTCTCCCGATGGCACTAAGCTGCTATCGGCCAGCGACGACAAGACCGCCAAAGTTTGGGACGCCTCCACCGGCAAGCTTCTCGTTACGCTGCCGGGCGATGGCGCGGATGATGGCCACAGCGACTCGGTACGCTCGGCGCGATTCTCGCAGGACGGTAAACGCGTCGTAACAGGTTCGAGTGACAAGACCGCCCGTGTTTGGGATCTGGAAACCGGTCGATCGATCGCCGTGCTCAAAGGGCATGATTGGGACGTACTGGCGGCTGTTATCTCCGACGATGGGACCAAGGTCATGACCGGCAGCGAGGATAAGACCGTGCGCATTTGGGATGTGGCAACCGGCGCCGTGCTGAACGTGCTACAAGGACATACCGCCGCCGTTACCTCGGTGGCCTTCACGCCCGACGGCAGCCGCGCCGCCACGGGGGGGCAAGACAATGCCGTGAAATTGTGGGATGCCACGACGGGCAAAGAGATTTTGCACCTCAAGCAGCATTCGCAGGAGATTTCCTCGGTCACCTTCTCGCCCAATGGCAAGCTGCTCCTCACCGGCAGCCGCGACGGCACGGCCGTCCTTTGGCCCGCCGCCGATTGGCACTAACCACGAGCGATGACGCTGCAACTTACAGCGGGTCGCCGGTTGCCAGGCCCGGCGGTAGAATTACTGGGAACGACCGATTGCGACGGATGGCCCCGCCGCCGGTTGGCCGGTACGTGCGGAATGTGCCGACCGCCCCGTTTTTACTGTTGCTTTGGCGAATTTGAGGCGTAGATATCAGAAGATGTCGTCCCTACGGGCGGCGTCACCTCCCATGGTCCCGACTTATGCATTGTGCCGACCTTGAGGACTTGCAGGAACACGTGATGCACTTTTGTCATTCCCGCGCGTGGCTGCTCATGGTTGCCACGGCGTTTGTCGCTCAGCCACTGCTCGCGGTCGCGGCACCGCCGAATAAACCAGCCGCGACCACTGCCGCATCCAGTGACGAAGCGTCGCTGCGCAAGGCCGTCGATGCTTATCGAGAAGCCGTCGAACACGGAGATGTCGACGCGATCGCAGCATTTTGGGCGCCCGATGCGGACTATGTCGACCACTTGGGGCATGCCTACAAGATTCAAGCTGCGATCGCTCAATCGAAGCGCCGGGCAGGCGACGACGACCACATTCCACAGCCTTCTCAAAAGACTGAAACTCTCGCCATTCGCTTTCTCACTGCCGACGTGGCGTTCGAGGACGGCATCATACAGCGGACAATCTCGCCGGGAGATAGTCAATCGCCAGGCCGCTACTGTGCCGTGTGGGTAAAACGGGACGGCCAGTGGCTGATCGATGGCGTGCGCGAGTCCCTATATCGCGCCCCGCCCACGGCCGATCATTTCCAGGATCTGGCTTGGATGATTGGCGATTGGACTGCCGAAGGTCCACACGCCACGGCCGAAGCCACCTGCAGTTGGGGACCTGATAAGGCGTATATCCTAAGGCAGGTCAAGGTCGCACCCAAAGACGACAAACCTATCTCCGCAACACAATGGATCGGTTGGGATCCAGTTCACCAGCGCATTCGTTCCTTCGTGTTTGACTCGCACGGCGGGTTCGGCGAAGGCATTTGGGCCAAAGACGGCGATGCCTGGATAGTAACCACCAGCGGGGTTCTGCCTGATGGCAAGCACACCTCGGCCACGAATCTCTACAGTCGTGTCGATGATAATACGGCCGTTTGGGAATCCGTCGACGAAATTGTGGACGGAAAGCCAGGTCTAGACTTCAGGCTGCGTGCGACCCGCAAACAAGCAAAAAAGTAACTCCCCTTGGCTGAGCCTGGCGGCGCAATGCCGTCCGGTCCACGACAGGAGCAAAAGTATGATCCGGCCGTCGAGCTCGCGCGCTAAATGGTTCGTGTCGTTGGTTGCCGGCGCGATGTGCGTCGCCGGGGCATTGCTGGCCTCACCCGCGAATGTTGCGGCGCAAGCGGGCTCAGCCAAGTCACGTGCGACCCGTGTACCGGCCGCCGCCAAACCCAAGCCTGGCAAGCCAGTCCAGACCGCCCCCGCCGGCAAGGTAGATCCATCCCAGGCGGCTGAGTTCTCGGCGGCCCGCGAAGAAATACTTCACAGCGAAGACTGGCAGCAGATGATAGCGCAATTCCACAAATGGCTGGATACTCAGAAGATGTACGATGCCAGCCAGGTCAAGCAAATCAAGGCGCGGCTCGAGGTCGGGATCAAACGCATGACAGCTATCCAGCTGCAGCGTTTCCTGGCGGGTATGCACGAAAAGCTCGACACGCTGTCTGGTCAACGGGCCATCGACGCAGAGGCGTACTTGACGGAGACGCTCTCCGTCGCTTCGCCCGTTTATGCCCGCAAGATCCGTCAGCAATTGCCAGACGTGCTGTCGATGACCGCCGCCCAAGTCGACCAAAAGCTGGCCTCATTCGCGGTCAAACAGCAGAGCAGCGCCCAATTGCAAAAGAGCTTCAATGCGGCCCGTCAGCAGCAAATTGCCATCACCGAGGCGAAACGTGCCAGTCAGCAGGAGCAACTGCGGGCCTCGCAGCGAGTTGAATCCAATGCTTCAACTCCGCAACCCAACAATTTCACCCCGGCGATCGATTACTATCCGATTATTCCCGGCGGAAATTTCGACACGGGGTCCGGCGGCTACGCAGGGATGACTTGGACTCTCAGTGGCAGTCGCTTTTAGGGTCTGCTTTCGGCCGAACGAGACGTGACGCACGCGCAGTTGCTAGTCAGTCAGCACCCAATTCGCGCGCAACATGTGCCGCGAGCGTTCCAGTTCGACGGGCGTCATCGGGGTTTGGTGTTGCAATTTCTCTTGCACTGCCTTGGCCTGCTCGACATTCGCTTCCTGCACCATGCGCGTGATGCCATTGGCGTCTTTGACGGCAAACCACATGGGCTGCACCTGTTGCGTTGCGGGATTTTGGGCTGGCAATCTCAATGTCATGTAGCCATTTAGTATCGGCTCGCGGTGCCGAATGATAACGTAGCCACGGCCGTTGCCGGTGATGCCTTGCACTTCGGACCGGTCTCCAGGTCGGACGGCCTTAATCGCGAAATACTTTCCCGGCGGAACGACGTATCCATCGGTCCAGGCAACGCCATCCGCGCGGTGCAGTTGAAAGACAAAAGGGTCTGCCGTCAGGTTATACAAGCGACCTTCCGCGACCGTCTGCGACTCCTGCTTAGGCCGAGTGGCTTGGCCGTGTGCCGATTGGCTGGCGACTGCGCCCGCGCCGAGGATCAAACACGTGATTAGAAACAGTTGACCCTGCGATCGCCGTGCGCGCCGTGCGGCGCTCAAACGTCGTGGCATCGTTATCCTCCTGACATGAAAGCTGTAAGAGTCGCCTGCTTGTTCTTCCTGCTTGAGGTTTCCGCCTCCTTGCAGAAAAAATTGCCTCACTGAAGTTCAAAACGGCGCTGCCGCATTACTATTACCTGGCCCGCTACTGGTCAAGGAACTTATCTTAACGTACTGACCCGTTTCGTCCAATGTCGCCGCACGATCAAGCGCTGCGCCCGGTATCGGCCATTGGCAAACTGTATATCAAAAACCCTCGAATCAGAGACGCTCGCGCGGTACAACGTACCGCTGTTGAACAACCACATAACGTCCGAGGCGCCATGAGTAACGAACAAGATCTCGTCCTGCTGTTCGACGTCGACAACACACTGCTCGATAACGATCGCGTCCAGGAAGATCTACTCGATCACTTGGAAAGCGAATTCGGCAAGGCCAGCCGGCAATTGTATTGGGATATTTTCGAGCAGCTGCGCAGCGAG harbors:
- a CDS encoding protein kinase, producing MRGVRALLRKIVDRTISSDSFGAGVAAESSRPDSPPARIEPLPGFIDDTARTAADETKRPPQQAPFDPVKEDGPRTVSSNDFTMAFEEGVVADLSFAEELAPSEFPPEESTSPAAIEGDDPEGPRTVTSSDYTIAFEEEAPSDPPPVDLSATMAIQPDQTVSGDPAAPRAVTDSDLTFAFVEDASPTNDDPRATHGHGATVDLAEMPSEQMEMLTGMWQGTIAPDTKPGMTIKAATPGGASQTHLVVRPRTVRAPQEPSPHGADYELLDTIGKGGMGVVYSARQASIDRTVAIKMIRREMAADDDQRQKFLSEAVVTGDLDHPNIVPIYDLGSNEAGALFYSMKRVEGTPWMKVVRQKSRSENLEILMKVADAVAFAHSRGVVHRDLKPENVMLGDYGEVLVMDWGLALLAPRFRHLGSVMQSGGMGGTPAYMAPEMASGPLDRIGTASDVYLLGAILYEVLTGKPPHAGKDVMSCLYAVARNEIQATDESGELMDIARKAMATEIQNRYDSVLEFQAAIRLYHSHSESILLSDRADEDLAQATTTRDYQDFARAVFGFQEALSLWDGNERASRALLVAKSAYAECAMAKGDLDLAASLLDAEEPSFANLRRKVTAAQRERSVRQRRLKLMVRTAQGLVATVVVVVTAAFFLIRAQRDRAVVAESEATAQATRADFEATNARAAEADAETKRDQAVTAEQVAKQQRDRAEAAEKEAQADRDKAVTAEQAAVAAEKAEAALREQEQILKQQKEYEAYIAQVGLVAAKIDENAFGYATRLLDDCPPHLRNWEWGRLMHLCRQSAQTFREDGPIDAACYSPDGRRVLTGSWEGHAREWDVATGQPVGVIEHGMYVHAVAYSPDGQLIATGSNDETGELRLWNAETRALVKTFNGHTDAVLSVAFSRDGKRLLSGSYDNTARLWDVDSGEQLRVFKGHTFWVWSAAFSPDESHIVTASQDGTAIIWSVASEEKGAPFTGHEGPVYSAAFSSDGQHVATAGYDKRILIWRPDQVKPFDFASLSTNSRPAKPNYLALVGHGAPVRCVRFSADGHTLMSASHDNTIKLWELSQATCRQTLRGHAGWVRTCSFSPDGQSVLSAGYDHQAKIWNTTQYEEVRTFGGHDDGLLGASFSPDGQRIVTASRDRTAKIQEIAPGRQPTSLSEGHAFLVSSVAFSPDGRQVFTGAGDDTIRSWDVAKGGEIRTFDHTGREGIFALSSDGQRLLTGSDAGTCRLLDVDTGNVLSELTGHRSEVTAVAISPDGQILYTGDAAGRGRLWSAADGQRLHLLEGHSRKITAALFLAGGKRLLTSSTDNSVGQWDVATGKELIAQVLKHPQGVTAMAASHNGQYVVTACEDHRIRLWKLDSGPRILREIDAAGCAVSSVAISADGRRALTACADNKVRLWDLTSGAEIHGARAGGAGDALIDTGRNAVWSAVFSPDGAHVATAGGNDAKLWQIDNGREVMAFSPHGAVAGAAFSPDGQRVATCSWDGTIKVWNPTTGAVELKFVASPDKYVNSIMFSPDGTKLLSASDDKTAKVWDASTGKLLVTLPGDGADDGHSDSVRSARFSQDGKRVVTGSSDKTARVWDLETGRSIAVLKGHDWDVLAAVISDDGTKVMTGSEDKTVRIWDVATGAVLNVLQGHTAAVTSVAFTPDGSRAATGGQDNAVKLWDATTGKEILHLKQHSQEISSVTFSPNGKLLLTGSRDGTAVLWPAADWH
- a CDS encoding SgcJ/EcaC family oxidoreductase gives rise to the protein MHCADLEDLQEHVMHFCHSRAWLLMVATAFVAQPLLAVAAPPNKPAATTAASSDEASLRKAVDAYREAVEHGDVDAIAAFWAPDADYVDHLGHAYKIQAAIAQSKRRAGDDDHIPQPSQKTETLAIRFLTADVAFEDGIIQRTISPGDSQSPGRYCAVWVKRDGQWLIDGVRESLYRAPPTADHFQDLAWMIGDWTAEGPHATAEATCSWGPDKAYILRQVKVAPKDDKPISATQWIGWDPVHQRIRSFVFDSHGGFGEGIWAKDGDAWIVTTSGVLPDGKHTSATNLYSRVDDNTAVWESVDEIVDGKPGLDFRLRATRKQAKK